One Bacteroidales bacterium DNA segment encodes these proteins:
- the menD gene encoding 2-succinyl-5-enolpyruvyl-6-hydroxy-3-cyclohexene-1-carboxylic-acid synthase, which translates to MLYKGKESLIQLARLLAAKGVSTAVVSPGSRNAPVIAALNRQEGIECLSIVDERSAAFFALGIAQQIRKPVAISCTSGTAALNYAPAIAEAYYQQIPLIVLTADRPPEWIDQGDGQTIRQHELYANCIRKSIQLPSEPWNETTLRFNARLINEAIDAATYPICGPVHINIPLSEPLYNENENLPLDVPLMQILNVQPQAGKDDLLRLAESWNEARSKLIITGLLPPDNKLNLLLAKLAEDPSVVIFTESTSNLSNKKFFPHIDRLVDGIENEPENHLTPDLLVTLGGNIVSRKVKAWLQKQKPNAHWHISPEGFHMDAFRSLSISIPMNASAFFGDLIQLIKPTSGSYHPLWSERHAIRTEKHNSFLSQCTWSDLKAFEIILEYIPAGTMIQAGNSTPVRYLQLFDPPNSTNCFGNRGVSGIDGCMSTAAGAAWANPALTVLITGDVAFMYDSNALWNQLLTPNLRIIVMNNGGGNIFRIIEGPGTMPEFEQFIETPYIPEIQHLARMFGLDYYAASDESGLKACLPTFLDLNIRKPAILEIKTPNKTSAAVLREYFKYLRS; encoded by the coding sequence ATGCTTTACAAAGGCAAAGAATCGCTCATTCAACTGGCACGACTACTGGCTGCCAAAGGTGTCAGCACAGCTGTTGTTTCCCCGGGTTCGCGCAATGCACCAGTGATTGCCGCATTAAATAGGCAGGAAGGCATTGAATGCCTGAGCATTGTTGATGAACGCTCGGCAGCATTTTTTGCTTTGGGAATAGCACAGCAAATACGCAAGCCGGTTGCCATTTCCTGCACTTCGGGAACTGCCGCTTTGAATTATGCCCCGGCTATTGCAGAAGCTTATTACCAGCAAATCCCCCTTATTGTCCTCACTGCCGACCGTCCACCCGAGTGGATTGACCAGGGCGACGGGCAGACCATCCGTCAACATGAATTGTACGCAAATTGTATTCGAAAAAGTATACAACTCCCTTCCGAACCCTGGAACGAAACTACGCTGCGTTTCAACGCTCGATTGATCAACGAAGCCATTGATGCTGCTACTTATCCGATATGCGGCCCAGTGCATATCAACATTCCATTAAGTGAGCCGCTATACAATGAAAATGAGAACCTTCCTTTGGATGTGCCGCTAATGCAAATTCTCAATGTTCAACCACAAGCCGGAAAAGATGATTTGTTAAGGCTTGCAGAGTCATGGAATGAAGCCAGATCAAAACTGATCATAACAGGCTTATTGCCGCCAGATAATAAATTGAATCTACTTTTGGCCAAATTAGCCGAAGACCCAAGTGTCGTGATTTTTACTGAATCAACTTCAAACCTGAGCAATAAAAAATTCTTTCCGCATATTGACCGGCTTGTTGATGGAATTGAGAATGAACCCGAAAATCATCTTACACCGGACTTGCTTGTTACGCTGGGTGGAAATATAGTTTCCCGCAAGGTGAAGGCCTGGCTGCAAAAGCAAAAACCCAATGCCCATTGGCACATATCACCCGAGGGGTTTCATATGGATGCTTTCCGGAGCCTCAGTATCAGTATTCCAATGAATGCAAGTGCGTTTTTCGGTGATTTAATACAATTGATAAAACCGACGTCTGGAAGCTATCACCCATTATGGTCTGAACGCCATGCAATAAGAACTGAAAAACACAATAGCTTTCTCAGTCAATGCACCTGGTCCGATCTCAAGGCATTTGAAATTATCCTGGAATATATTCCTGCAGGAACGATGATCCAGGCTGGAAACAGCACTCCGGTGCGATACCTGCAATTATTCGATCCACCCAATAGCACAAACTGTTTTGGCAACAGAGGTGTTAGTGGCATTGACGGGTGCATGTCAACCGCTGCCGGGGCAGCCTGGGCAAACCCTGCGCTTACGGTTCTTATCACTGGGGATGTTGCTTTCATGTACGATTCTAATGCCCTATGGAACCAGCTCCTAACGCCTAACCTGCGCATCATTGTGATGAACAATGGCGGGGGAAATATTTTCCGCATCATCGAAGGGCCTGGTACAATGCCCGAATTTGAGCAATTCATCGAAACCCCATATATCCCCGAAATCCAACATTTGGCACGTATGTTTGGACTTGATTATTACGCTGCTTCCGACGAAAGTGGATTGAAAGCCTGCCTGCCAACTTTCCTGGATTTAAATATCAGGAAACCAGCGATACTTGAGATCAAAACCCCAAACAAAACAAGCGCTGCCGTGTTAAGAGAATACTTTAAATATTTAAGGTCATGA
- a CDS encoding nucleoside deaminase, whose amino-acid sequence MGLTVFSDESYMKEALKEAQKAFDLDEVPVGAVIVCDNRIIARAHNLTERLNDVTAHAEMQAITAAANFLGGKYLKDCSLYVTLEPCVMCAGAIFWAQVSKLVYGASDEKRGFTKLDKRIIHPTTIVQSGVMEDISARLLKEFFRNRR is encoded by the coding sequence ATGGGATTAACTGTTTTTTCTGATGAAAGCTATATGAAGGAAGCATTAAAAGAGGCTCAGAAAGCTTTTGACCTTGATGAAGTTCCGGTGGGTGCGGTAATCGTTTGCGATAACCGGATCATAGCAAGAGCCCACAACCTTACTGAGCGCCTGAATGATGTAACCGCCCACGCCGAAATGCAGGCCATCACCGCTGCAGCGAATTTCCTTGGCGGGAAATATCTGAAAGACTGCAGCCTTTATGTGACCCTTGAACCATGTGTGATGTGTGCCGGAGCTATATTCTGGGCACAGGTTTCAAAGCTTGTATATGGTGCGAGTGATGAGAAACGGGGCTTCACAAAACTTGATAAAAGAATCATTCACCCCACTACAATAGTGCAGTCAGGTGTGATGGAAGATATAAGCGCGCGCTTACTGAAAGAATTTTTCAGAAACAGGCGATAA
- a CDS encoding AhpC/TSA family protein has protein sequence MKKKWFLMLLPAILMACSTNENAYTLKGDIEGYESGMVQILKREKGKFIPLDSVMAVNGEFTFSGEIDLPMLAYLKLENQQNQISFFLEPGEIELKGTIDDLSNPAVTGSQSQDVYRTYQDDMKGYDEKLATIYKNYTEVEKEGNTEMMEEYRQQYDTTETDKNEYVIRFIHENSNSVVSAFIALRNLYILELSDIEAIVAKFDPAISGSTYVVDLNDRVTKLKNVQIGQQAPDFMMNDSTGNAVALSSLQGKYLLVDFWASWCGPCRQENPNIVAAYQKFSHLGFDVLGVSLDTDRDRWIKAIHDDQLTWHHVSDLAGWSNEAAALYAVNSIPSSVLLDKNGVIIARNLREEALHEKLEEIFGSLSEGK, from the coding sequence ATGAAAAAAAAATGGTTCCTGATGCTTCTGCCCGCCATCTTAATGGCATGCAGCACAAACGAAAACGCTTATACGCTTAAAGGTGATATTGAAGGCTATGAATCAGGTATGGTTCAGATACTTAAGCGCGAAAAAGGCAAGTTTATTCCTCTCGACTCTGTGATGGCCGTAAATGGTGAATTCACTTTTTCAGGTGAGATTGATTTGCCAATGTTGGCTTACCTCAAACTTGAAAATCAGCAAAATCAAATCTCCTTCTTTCTTGAACCCGGCGAAATTGAACTTAAAGGTACTATTGATGATTTAAGCAACCCAGCTGTAACTGGTTCGCAAAGCCAGGATGTTTACCGAACTTATCAGGATGATATGAAAGGCTATGATGAAAAGTTGGCCACCATATACAAAAATTATACTGAAGTAGAAAAAGAAGGCAATACGGAAATGATGGAGGAATACAGACAACAGTATGACACAACTGAGACCGATAAAAACGAATATGTAATTCGTTTTATTCATGAAAATTCAAATTCGGTTGTCTCAGCTTTTATCGCATTGCGTAACCTTTACATTCTTGAGCTGAGCGATATCGAAGCGATTGTTGCAAAATTCGACCCGGCTATCAGTGGCTCAACCTATGTAGTCGACCTGAACGACAGGGTAACCAAGTTAAAGAACGTGCAAATTGGTCAGCAGGCCCCGGATTTCATGATGAACGACTCAACGGGAAATGCAGTAGCCCTTTCATCCCTCCAGGGAAAATATCTTTTGGTTGATTTCTGGGCATCATGGTGTGGACCCTGCAGGCAGGAAAACCCGAATATTGTAGCGGCTTACCAGAAGTTCAGTCATTTAGGATTTGATGTACTTGGTGTATCCCTTGATACTGACCGCGACCGCTGGATCAAAGCTATCCATGACGACCAACTCACATGGCATCACGTATCCGACCTTGCAGGATGGAGCAATGAAGCGGCTGCCTTGTATGCAGTCAATTCGATCCCTTCAAGTGTGCTACTCGACAAAAACGGGGTTATCATTGCCCGCAATCTCAGAGAAGAAGCACTGCACGAAAAGCTTGAAGAAATCTTTGGCTCCCTTTCTGAGGGAAAATAG
- the mreD gene encoding rod shape-determining protein MreD, whose translation MNLSLQILLRFIILVALQVFILNNIHFGGYINPYLYVLFVLMLPYEIPGWALLALSFILGYTIDIFTNTPGMHLAATVFMAFSRPAVLRLLTQKQEYDPGSYPSLGSMGLQTFFTYAFLLVFIHHTSLFLLEVFRFSEILQTLMRSGLSMLFTMLLIIIAQYLFYTKH comes from the coding sequence ATGAACCTGAGCCTTCAAATACTGTTGAGATTTATCATCCTGGTTGCGTTGCAGGTGTTTATACTCAATAATATCCACTTCGGAGGTTATATCAATCCTTATCTTTATGTGCTGTTTGTTTTGATGCTTCCGTACGAAATTCCCGGTTGGGCGCTATTGGCATTGTCCTTTATATTGGGTTACACCATAGATATTTTTACAAACACCCCGGGAATGCATCTGGCTGCAACCGTGTTCATGGCTTTTAGCAGGCCGGCTGTTTTACGACTGCTAACCCAGAAACAGGAATATGACCCCGGCAGTTACCCATCGCTGGGATCAATGGGGTTACAGACTTTTTTTACCTATGCGTTCCTTTTGGTATTCATTCATCACACAAGCCTCTTCCTTCTTGAAGTTTTCCGCTTTAGCGAAATCTTGCAAACGCTCATGCGCTCAGGCCTCAGCATGCTCTTTACAATGTTATTGATTATCATTGCACAATATCTTTTTTACACCAAACATTAG
- the mreC gene encoding rod shape-determining protein MreC, giving the protein MQNLFAFLLRYKFFFIFLTMEVVAFSMIINHSFYQRYIFINSANKLTGTLYTWNMGISEYFSLKQVNLQLAEENASLRERLQQSEVHSQLEPLTSNDSLAPLQFDYISAKVISNSTNKRNNYIMIDKGRKQGIGLDMAVISPEGVVGIVINVSDNFAWLMSVLNKNTKINGRLKNSNYQGSLSWDGGNSRYGIFRDVPSHAHLQTGDTIVTSGFSLMFPKDIMIGTITDYFIASGDHFYTVNLQFSVDFNRLSHVYVVKNLMRAEQLSIMKQL; this is encoded by the coding sequence ATGCAAAATCTTTTTGCATTCCTTCTGAGATACAAGTTCTTCTTCATTTTTCTGACAATGGAGGTTGTTGCATTTTCAATGATTATCAACCACTCTTTTTACCAGCGGTATATCTTTATCAACAGCGCAAACAAATTAACGGGAACTCTGTACACCTGGAATATGGGCATCTCGGAATACTTCTCACTTAAGCAGGTAAATTTGCAACTCGCTGAAGAAAATGCGAGTTTAAGAGAAAGGCTTCAGCAATCAGAAGTTCACAGCCAGCTTGAACCATTAACATCAAACGATTCGCTTGCTCCCTTGCAGTTTGATTATATTTCAGCCAAGGTGATCAGCAATTCCACCAACAAACGTAACAATTACATTATGATTGACAAAGGCCGCAAGCAAGGGATTGGCCTTGACATGGCTGTTATATCGCCCGAAGGTGTTGTGGGTATTGTGATCAATGTTTCAGATAATTTCGCATGGCTGATGTCGGTTCTGAACAAGAACACCAAAATCAACGGGCGTTTAAAAAACAGCAACTACCAGGGCTCACTTTCGTGGGATGGGGGCAATAGCAGGTATGGTATTTTCAGGGATGTTCCATCACATGCACATCTGCAAACCGGCGATACCATTGTTACAAGCGGGTTTTCGCTGATGTTTCCAAAAGACATCATGATTGGCACCATCACGGATTATTTTATTGCCAGCGGCGACCATTTTTATACGGTCAACCTACAGTTTTCGGTTGACTTTAACCGCCTCTCTCATGTGTATGTGGTCAAAAACCTTATGAGAGCAGAACAACTTTCGATAATGAAACAGCTATGA
- a CDS encoding rod shape-determining protein, translating into MGLFSFLTREIAIDLGTANTVIIYNDKVVVDEPSIVAIERSTNRIIAVGKKAQMMHGKTHDNIRTIRPLRDGVIADFQSAEHMLREMIKMINHKKTLFPPALKMVICIPSGITEVEERAVKDSAEQAGAKEVRLIHEPMAAAIGIGIDVMEPNGNMVIDIGGGTSEIAVIALGGIVNNKSIRIAGDEFNADIEEYMRKQHNIVIGERTSEMIKIEVGAAMTEIENPPPDYAVHGRDLLTGIPKEIIVNYAEIAHCLDKSISKIEAAVLNALEMTPPELAADIFKTGIYLAGGGSLLRGLDKRIAAKTKLPVHVAEDPLRAVARGTGIALKNFNKFNFLIK; encoded by the coding sequence ATGGGATTATTTTCATTTCTTACACGCGAAATAGCCATAGACCTTGGCACAGCCAATACAGTTATCATTTACAACGACAAGGTGGTGGTTGACGAGCCATCCATTGTAGCCATTGAGCGAAGCACCAACCGGATCATAGCTGTTGGCAAGAAAGCCCAGATGATGCATGGTAAAACCCATGATAACATCAGAACCATCAGGCCTTTACGCGATGGTGTGATCGCCGATTTTCAATCAGCCGAGCACATGCTCAGGGAAATGATCAAAATGATCAACCATAAAAAAACCTTGTTCCCTCCGGCATTGAAAATGGTAATCTGCATCCCTTCAGGTATTACAGAAGTGGAAGAACGGGCAGTGAAAGATTCCGCTGAGCAAGCCGGGGCAAAAGAAGTAAGGCTTATACACGAACCTATGGCCGCTGCAATTGGAATCGGAATTGACGTAATGGAACCCAATGGCAATATGGTAATTGATATTGGGGGTGGAACCAGCGAGATTGCCGTGATCGCATTGGGTGGGATTGTTAACAATAAATCCATACGCATTGCAGGCGATGAGTTCAATGCCGACATTGAAGAATACATGCGCAAGCAGCACAATATTGTGATCGGAGAGCGCACTTCGGAAATGATTAAAATTGAGGTGGGCGCTGCCATGACCGAAATTGAAAATCCTCCACCTGATTATGCTGTTCACGGACGCGATTTGCTCACGGGCATCCCCAAAGAAATCATTGTAAACTATGCTGAAATTGCGCATTGCCTCGATAAATCAATTTCCAAGATTGAAGCGGCTGTATTAAACGCACTGGAAATGACCCCGCCTGAATTGGCCGCCGACATCTTTAAAACCGGTATTTATCTTGCTGGTGGCGGATCATTGCTAAGAGGGCTGGATAAAAGGATTGCCGCAAAAACAAAGCTTCCCGTGCATGTTGCGGAAGATCCTTTGAGGGCTGTTGCCAGAGGAACGGGTATAGCGTTGAAGAATTTTAACAAATTCAACTTTCTTATTAAGTAG
- the purH gene encoding bifunctional phosphoribosylaminoimidazolecarboxamide formyltransferase/IMP cyclohydrolase yields MKKIKSALISVYYKDGLKPVVERLNELGVKIFSTGGTQQFLEECGVTVTGIDELTGYPSILGGRVKTLHPKVFGGILARRSHESDLQQLAEYAIPELDLVIVDLYPFEETLRHTGDEKEIIEKIDIGGISLIRAAAKNFNDVLIVPSRGLYSNLLALLEEKNGESSLEDRRHFAALAFNVSSHYDTAIFNYFNADKGVDAFKLSVQTKNIMRYGENPHQQGIFYGQLDEVFTQLHGKAISYNNLVDLDAAIALIQEFTEPTFAILKHTNACGVATRETLLEAWNDALAGDQISAFGGVIITNRVIDESTAREMDHLFFEIVLAPGFEDNALEILKSRKNRIILQQKSFDFQAEQFRSVMNGVLWQNKDLKQESRENLKVMTNRQPSDEELADLLWANHLVKHTKSNAIVLAKNRQLLGSGTGQTSRVDALKQAIEKAVHFGFDLNGAVMASDAFFPFADSVELAYKAGIRAVIQPGGSVRDQETIDFCNANEVAMVFTGIRHFKH; encoded by the coding sequence ATGAAAAAAATAAAATCAGCGTTAATCTCAGTGTATTATAAAGATGGTTTGAAGCCTGTTGTTGAAAGACTAAACGAACTGGGTGTTAAAATCTTTTCTACCGGAGGCACACAGCAATTTCTTGAAGAATGTGGCGTAACAGTCACCGGCATTGATGAGCTAACCGGTTACCCTTCTATTCTTGGCGGGCGGGTCAAAACCCTGCACCCAAAAGTGTTTGGCGGCATACTTGCCCGGCGCAGCCATGAATCAGACCTGCAACAACTTGCTGAATATGCAATCCCGGAACTTGACCTGGTGATTGTTGACCTATACCCTTTTGAGGAAACACTTCGCCACACAGGCGATGAAAAAGAGATCATTGAAAAAATTGATATTGGGGGTATTTCGTTGATCCGCGCTGCCGCAAAGAATTTCAACGATGTGCTCATTGTTCCGAGCCGCGGGCTTTACAGCAATTTGCTTGCTTTGCTGGAAGAAAAGAACGGGGAAAGCTCCCTGGAAGACCGCCGCCATTTTGCTGCCCTTGCTTTCAATGTGAGTTCGCACTATGATACAGCCATTTTCAATTATTTCAATGCAGATAAGGGTGTTGATGCATTCAAGCTTAGCGTTCAGACAAAAAACATTATGCGCTATGGTGAGAACCCTCACCAACAAGGCATCTTTTACGGGCAACTGGATGAAGTGTTCACACAGCTTCACGGCAAAGCCATTTCCTACAACAACCTTGTTGACCTTGATGCTGCCATAGCTTTGATCCAGGAATTTACAGAACCCACTTTTGCGATCCTTAAACATACCAATGCCTGTGGAGTTGCAACAAGAGAAACGCTGTTAGAAGCATGGAATGACGCATTGGCCGGCGACCAAATCTCAGCTTTTGGCGGTGTGATCATCACAAACCGCGTGATTGATGAAAGCACGGCAAGGGAAATGGATCATTTGTTTTTCGAGATTGTTCTGGCGCCCGGTTTTGAAGATAATGCACTTGAAATACTCAAATCAAGGAAAAATAGAATAATTTTGCAACAGAAATCGTTTGATTTTCAAGCTGAACAGTTCAGGTCGGTAATGAATGGAGTACTTTGGCAGAACAAAGACCTGAAACAGGAAAGTCGGGAAAATTTAAAGGTTATGACTAATCGCCAGCCATCAGACGAAGAACTTGCTGATCTGCTCTGGGCCAACCATCTGGTGAAGCATACCAAATCCAACGCCATTGTGTTGGCTAAAAACCGGCAATTGCTGGGCAGCGGAACAGGCCAGACTTCGCGGGTGGACGCCTTGAAACAAGCAATAGAAAAGGCGGTTCATTTTGGGTTCGACCTCAATGGCGCGGTGATGGCTTCGGATGCGTTCTTCCCTTTCGCTGATTCGGTTGAACTGGCGTACAAGGCAGGAATTCGGGCAGTGATACAACCTGGAGGCTCGGTTCGCGACCAGGAAACAATTGATTTCTGCAATGCGAATGAAGTGGCGATGGTGTTTACGGGAATAAGGCATTTTAAGCACTAG
- a CDS encoding ABC transporter permease, giving the protein MLFFKLIGESFIFAIQAIVVNKTRTLLTLLGITIGIFCIISVFTVFDSIERTIRTSVESLGSNVVFVQKWPWAMGGRDYPWWKYMRRPEPKIHELDELVRRSQTTEAAAFFVGATREVSYLASTMEGASIVGVSHDYDAVFPVEIVNGRYFTHGESASGRNVAIIGDDIRKNLFGELEPVGRQVMVWGRKLEVIGVLKRQGQNTFGGSSDNQVIVPVNFARSFIDLNSNNVGTTIVVKAMPNVSNEEMKDELTGVMRSVRRLKPAAEDDFSINETSLITQGFDALFNVISVVGWIIGGFSLLVGGFGIANIMFVSVKERTGIIGIQKSVGAKNFVVLFQFLFEAIFLSVFGGIIGLIIIFIGTLVFSYALDMELVLTASNIFLGVFVSAIIGLLSGFIPAWSASRLDPVEAMRTAI; this is encoded by the coding sequence ATGCTCTTTTTTAAGTTAATAGGCGAGAGTTTTATATTTGCGATCCAGGCCATTGTTGTGAATAAAACCCGCACGCTACTTACGCTGCTGGGTATCACCATTGGCATTTTCTGCATTATTTCGGTTTTCACAGTTTTTGATTCCATTGAGCGAACCATACGAACCAGCGTAGAATCATTGGGCAGCAATGTAGTTTTTGTGCAAAAGTGGCCCTGGGCGATGGGTGGCCGCGATTATCCCTGGTGGAAATACATGCGCAGGCCCGAACCTAAAATTCATGAACTGGATGAGCTTGTAAGGCGCAGCCAGACTACCGAGGCGGCAGCTTTTTTTGTAGGTGCAACGCGTGAAGTCAGTTACCTGGCCAGCACCATGGAGGGTGCAAGCATTGTGGGTGTGTCGCACGACTATGATGCGGTATTCCCTGTTGAAATTGTAAACGGGCGTTATTTTACGCATGGTGAGTCAGCATCAGGCCGCAATGTTGCCATCATTGGTGATGATATCCGCAAAAACCTGTTTGGTGAGCTCGAACCTGTGGGCCGGCAGGTGATGGTCTGGGGCCGCAAACTGGAAGTGATTGGCGTGCTAAAGCGCCAGGGTCAGAATACATTCGGCGGTTCATCCGATAACCAGGTGATAGTGCCGGTGAATTTTGCACGCAGTTTTATTGATCTTAACAGCAATAATGTCGGTACCACCATTGTGGTGAAAGCCATGCCCAATGTTTCGAACGAGGAAATGAAGGATGAACTGACCGGTGTAATGCGCTCGGTAAGGCGGCTTAAACCGGCGGCAGAAGACGATTTCTCAATCAATGAAACCAGCCTGATTACCCAGGGTTTTGATGCGCTTTTCAATGTAATTTCCGTGGTGGGCTGGATCATTGGCGGATTTTCGCTACTGGTGGGCGGCTTTGGGATCGCCAATATCATGTTTGTTTCTGTAAAGGAGCGGACCGGTATTATCGGCATTCAAAAATCGGTGGGAGCCAAAAACTTTGTGGTGCTTTTCCAGTTTTTGTTCGAAGCCATTTTCCTTTCGGTTTTTGGTGGCATCATCGGTTTGATTATCATTTTTATAGGAACCCTTGTGTTTTCGTATGCCCTTGATATGGAGCTGGTGCTTACAGCCAGCAATATCTTCCTGGGTGTTTTTGTATCGGCGATTATTGGCCTGCTTTCCGGTTTTATCCCTGCCTGGTCGGCTTCAAGATTAGATCCGGTGGAGGCGATGCGGACGGCGATTTAG
- a CDS encoding iron-containing alcohol dehydrogenase: MENFTIFNPTTLHFGKDVILKLPDTLKAYGKKVLLVYGKNSIKNNGIYDQVMEQLNAAGAEVFEYFGIKSNPIVEDVDAAAKLGRENNVDVIVAVGGGSVIDSAKVIGIAIPVQHSAWDFLAGKAKPQKAVPLIAVLTLAATGTEMNMFAVVQNNAEGRKLGYGHKLMYPAHSFLDPAYTISVPADYTAYGIADLIAHCLENYFGKGKATLTDRFIFSIISDAVEIAPKVLAEPDNYENRAAIMYAATAALNGLTSFGKGMGDWGVHSVGHVFSLLYDVPHGASLTIVYPAWMKFNKNELEAEIAHLGKSVFGTQNADEAIAAFEKFFSSIGCPVSLADAGIGSDKKQEILESMKYNKVQGNHQKFTHGQMEELLDLMY, encoded by the coding sequence ATGGAAAACTTCACAATCTTCAACCCCACAACTCTGCATTTCGGCAAGGATGTAATACTTAAGCTGCCAGATACTCTCAAAGCTTATGGCAAAAAGGTATTGCTTGTTTATGGTAAAAATTCCATTAAAAACAACGGGATATATGATCAGGTAATGGAGCAGCTGAATGCAGCCGGCGCAGAGGTTTTCGAATACTTCGGCATCAAATCAAACCCCATTGTCGAAGATGTGGATGCCGCAGCAAAACTTGGCCGTGAAAACAATGTGGATGTGATTGTGGCCGTAGGCGGGGGCAGCGTGATTGATTCGGCCAAGGTGATCGGCATTGCTATTCCGGTGCAGCACAGCGCATGGGATTTTTTAGCCGGAAAAGCCAAGCCGCAAAAAGCCGTGCCGCTGATTGCCGTGCTTACGCTTGCAGCCACCGGCACTGAAATGAATATGTTTGCCGTGGTTCAAAACAATGCTGAAGGCCGTAAATTGGGTTATGGCCACAAGCTCATGTATCCGGCACATTCATTCCTCGATCCGGCTTACACCATTTCCGTTCCCGCTGATTATACTGCTTATGGGATTGCCGATCTGATTGCCCATTGCCTTGAGAATTACTTTGGTAAAGGCAAAGCAACACTTACCGACCGCTTCATATTTTCAATCATTTCAGATGCCGTTGAGATCGCACCCAAGGTATTGGCTGAGCCGGATAATTATGAAAACCGCGCCGCAATCATGTATGCCGCCACTGCGGCTTTAAATGGCTTGACTTCATTTGGTAAGGGCATGGGCGATTGGGGCGTGCACAGCGTTGGCCATGTGTTTTCGCTGCTTTACGACGTTCCTCATGGCGCAAGTCTTACCATCGTTTACCCGGCCTGGATGAAGTTTAATAAAAATGAGCTTGAAGCAGAAATAGCACATCTCGGAAAATCTGTATTCGGAACACAAAACGCCGATGAAGCCATTGCAGCGTTTGAAAAGTTCTTCAGCAGCATTGGCTGCCCGGTAAGCCTGGCTGATGCAGGCATAGGTTCAGATAAAAAGCAGGAAATCCTTGAATCAATGAAATACAACAAGGTTCAGGGAAACCATCAGAAATTTACTCACGGACAAATGGAGGAGTTGCTGGATTTGATGTACTAA
- a CDS encoding nucleotidyl transferase AbiEii/AbiGii toxin family protein — protein sequence MNHRFSEDLDFFVNSDPNFNQYISLIKTEIVKAFDVNLNDSLFTDDFVRVFTHSESTSLKIEFVNEVAYRARNPTDIYFGLVDDPLNILTNKITAIIGRDEPKDVFDIIYIASNYSFK from the coding sequence CTGAACCACAGATTTAGTGAAGACCTTGATTTCTTTGTTAATTCCGATCCCAATTTCAATCAGTACATCAGCTTAATCAAGACGGAAATTGTTAAAGCATTTGATGTAAATCTTAATGATTCGCTTTTTACTGATGATTTTGTCCGTGTTTTCACGCATTCAGAATCAACGAGTCTTAAGATTGAGTTTGTGAATGAAGTAGCTTACAGGGCTAGGAACCCCACTGATATTTATTTTGGCCTGGTAGATGATCCTTTAAACATCCTGACCAATAAAATCACAGCAATTATTGGCAGGGACGAACCGAAGGATGTCTTCGATATCATCTATATCGCATCAAATTACTCATTCAAATAG